Within Pseudomonas sp. LBUM920, the genomic segment GGCCAGTCTTGCAGCGAATGTGTGCGGCCCCAGACTCGCCCAAGTTGAATTCGATTTCTACTGTCAAATCTGACAGTAGAAACCGTTTTGTTTGTGCGTTTTATAGCGCTGGCGCGGTGAGCGACGCTGCCGGCACCACGCCTTTGAGCTGTTTCAACTGGGCCTTGATCGTAGGCGTGGCGCATTTGGCGTTGGCCTGTTCCGGGGTCAGGTTGCGTACCGAGGTGTAAAACAGCTCACAGGTCTGCTCCTTGCGCGTGACCTGCCAGGTGTTCATGCACGCCTTTAGCAACACATTCGGATCGCTGGCGGGCTTCTGCCCCATGCCGGCTTGCCAGCAGGCAGCGCTCAAATCCTGGCCCATCACCTTCAAGCCGGCTTCGTCGGCCTTTTGTTCATTGCCGTCGTAGGTGGCAGGGTCTGCCGCGTACCAGATGTAGCTGGGGTGGTTGGCGCCCAGCACCGACACGGGTTTGCCTTCGGTCGGGCTGATCTGCGCCAGGCCCAGCACCGCCACCGTCTGACCATACTGTTGTTTGATCCAGCTGCGCACCGGCGCACCGAACGCCACCATCGGCAATGAGCCGTTGGCGTGCAGGCTCAGCTCCTTGACCATGCGGGTCTGATAGTCGGTGAAATAGCTGTAAACCGTTTCCAGGTCCTTGCCCGCGTTGGACGGCGCGGCGATGGGGGCGATATCGATGATGGTCTGGTAGGCCGGGGTTTCGGTGGCCGGGATGCCGTTGTCGGTGAGCAACGTGGCCCAGCGATCGGTGGTGGCCGATTCCAGGTAATCCTGGGCCTGGGTCAGCGAGTAATCCGGCGGGAAGTGCAGCAGCTCGATGCTTTTGCGGTTTTCCAGGGCCATGCCCAGCGGCAGGAACAGGTACCAGTTGTAGGCCCATTTGCCGTCGGTGTTGAGCTTGCTGGCGCCTTGGTAGGCCAGGTCAGCGGTGTTGAGCAGCGTGGTGAGGGGCTGGCCGTAGTGGTCGGGTACGCCGCTGAAGGTCGCCACGACCTCGCCGTCATGGGTTTTCACGCTGACCTTGGCGCGGCTGTACCCGTCGCGCTGCAAGCTCTGGTTCAGGTAGTGCTCGGCGGTCTGCTCCAGCGTCCATGGCCGAAAGCAGATCACGTTGCAATTATTGGGAAACGCGAACAATTGGGTGACGCGTTGCGTGCTGCCCAGTGGTACTTCGATATCGGCGTGTACGACCGCACTGGCCAGCAGTGCGACCAAGGTGAAGGACAGCCTGGTCGGTTTGAACATAGTTGGTTCCTTGTCAGCGAAAGCCCGTCTGCGCGGGGTGAAAGCCCACCTCCACACAGTAGCGGCTGACCAGGAAAACCGCGTGCTAAATCGCCAGGCGTGTCGCTATTGGATAAGAAAACCTACACCTTGAATTGCAATGCGTTGCTCAAATCGCCCATGGGCGTCTGGCCGCGGGAAATCATCGCGTCGTCGCGCTGCTTGAGGCCGTCCAGTTTCTCCAGCTGGAACACCCTGGTGATCAAACGCAGGATCGATGCCGTGTCGTAAACCGTGTGGTCCACGGTGCCTTTGCGCGCAAACGGCGACACCACCAGCGCCGGAATTCGCGTGCCCGGGCCCCAGCGATCGCCTTTGGGCGGCGCCACGTGGTCCCACCAGCCGCCGTTTTCATCGACGGTCACCACCACCACCATGTTTTTCCACTGCGGGCTTTCCTGCAGCACTTTCAAGGCGCGAGCGATATGGCGATCGCCCGAGGCTACGTCGGCGTAACCGGCGTGCATGTTGAGGTTGCCCTGAGGCTTATAGAAGCTCACGGCAGGCAGCTTGCCGGCCTGGGCGTCGGCGAAGAATGTGTTGGTGCTGGCCTCATCACCCAAGCCGCCATCGCGCAGGCGTTTATCACGCTCGGCGCGGTTTTCTGGCCCTTGTTGCTTGAAGTAGTTGAACGGCTGGTGGTGATACTGAAAGTTGGGGATTTTCGGGATGCCGCCCGAATCCTTGAACTGGTCGAGGGTCGCTTGCCACGCCCCGGCGTACCAGGCCCAGTCGACGTTCTTTTTCGACAGCTTGTCGCCGATGTGTTCGTGGGTTTGCGGCACGAGCACGTTGGGCAGGTCGGGTTTGGAGTAATCCGGGTTTTGCGGGTCGCGGATCCAGGTCGGCCAGTACGGCGGGGCGAGGGTGTTCACGCCGTAGCCGTCCGGCGTCAGTGCGCTGGGGCCAAACTGCGGTGGGCCGGTCATGGCGCTGGCGGGTGACTTGTCCAGCGGCTTGAGACGCGGGTCGGCAGGGTCATCGCTTTGCAGCGTGGCAATCTGCGCCTTGGCCACCGACTGCGCGGCGTTTGGATAAAACGGCGCCGTGGCGCTGATCAGGTACTGGTGGTTAAGAAACGAGCCACCAAATGCACCCTGAAAGAAGTTGTCGCACAGCACAAACTCCTTGGCCACATCCCACAGGCGCAAGGAATAACGGCTCTGGGCGTAATGGCCCATCACCAGGCCACCGGAATCGCCCCAGGCCACAAAGTTGTCGTTCTTGCCGCCGTTGATCTGCATCTGGTTCTGGTAGAACACGTGCCACAAATCGCGCGTGACCAGGCTCAAAGGCAGGTCTTCGGCGTTCGGGCCTTTGAGGGCGAACGGTGCGTTGGGCAGGTTTTCCTGGAATTGCACTTCGCTGGGGTAGGTCACCCCATCCACGCTTTGCGGGCCGACTTGCAACACACCGCCCCAGGTTGGCGGCAGGCTGGTCAGCAGGCTGCCGTCGCGGTCGCGTTGCTGGGCCTCGGCGCCGGAGAGTGCCGAGAGTGGTTTTTCCACGCCAGGGAAATCAGCAAACAAATTGTTGAAGCTGCGGTTTTCGGCATAAATCACCACCACGGTTTTCACCTGGTCGTGCAAGGCCTTGTCCAGCTCTTGAGGTGTGAGCGGTCGCGTCACCGGTGTGCTCGGTGTTTCACCGGTGTGGCCGCAGGCACTCAAGGTCGCGCCGACCCCCAGCACTGCCGCGCCCCCCAGGAAACGCCGGCGGCTGG encodes:
- the acpA gene encoding acid phosphatase, producing the protein MSDEHEDRPSPDSIAQPPVDTSRRRFLGGAAVLGVGATLSACGHTGETPSTPVTRPLTPQELDKALHDQVKTVVVIYAENRSFNNLFADFPGVEKPLSALSGAEAQQRDRDGSLLTSLPPTWGGVLQVGPQSVDGVTYPSEVQFQENLPNAPFALKGPNAEDLPLSLVTRDLWHVFYQNQMQINGGKNDNFVAWGDSGGLVMGHYAQSRYSLRLWDVAKEFVLCDNFFQGAFGGSFLNHQYLISATAPFYPNAAQSVAKAQIATLQSDDPADPRLKPLDKSPASAMTGPPQFGPSALTPDGYGVNTLAPPYWPTWIRDPQNPDYSKPDLPNVLVPQTHEHIGDKLSKKNVDWAWYAGAWQATLDQFKDSGGIPKIPNFQYHHQPFNYFKQQGPENRAERDKRLRDGGLGDEASTNTFFADAQAGKLPAVSFYKPQGNLNMHAGYADVASGDRHIARALKVLQESPQWKNMVVVVTVDENGGWWDHVAPPKGDRWGPGTRIPALVVSPFARKGTVDHTVYDTASILRLITRVFQLEKLDGLKQRDDAMISRGQTPMGDLSNALQFKV